The region AACTGGGTTGAGGTAACAGCTGCAATTCTTGGTGTGATTTACCTTGTACTTTCAATCAAACAAAATATCTGGTTATGGTTTTTTGGTTTATTGACAAGCGCATTGTACATATACGTTTTTTTGACCAGTAAATTTTATGCCGACATGTCGCTTCAGGTATACTATGTAGTGATTAGCGTTTATGGTTGGGTACATTGGAAAAAAGGCGGCAAAGTCACAAAGGAACTCCCGGTATCGAGTAGTGGCAGAATGCTCATGACCTGGCTTTTGGGCTCATGGATTATATTATGGATCGGCATGAGTGCTTTTCTGATGTACCAAACAGACTCTGACGTGCCAATTGGAGACGGGTTCACCACTGCAGGAAGTATTGTAGCAACCTGGATGCTTGCCCGCAAAATTAAAGAGCACTGGATATTTTGGGTTATTATTGATATTGTATCACTCATCCTCTACATAGAAAAATCGCTTTATGCCACATCCGGCTTATTCTTAATTTACACTACAATGGCAATTGTAGGATATATAGAATGGCAACGGGATTACAAAAAACGGCCTGTAAAGCAAATATTACGCAGGTTTAAATTACAAAGACAACATCTGAAACATGAATCATAAAGGTACGCGTATAGCAATAGTAGGCCCAGAATCAACCGGCAAAACCATGCTCACACAAAAACTGGCTGAGTACTACAATGGAGAATGGATTCCGGAATATGCGCGTGATTACATAGAAAAACTCGAACGCCCTTATAAATTTTCTGATGTAGAACACATTGCCCGGTGGCTGATAGATGCGTACGACAATTGCCAGGATGTGCCCTATCCTGTTTTCTTCGATACCGAAATGATCATTACCAAAGTATGGTTGGATGTGGCTTTTGGAAAGTTGCCCGACCAGATGGAGAAATGGCTAAAACATATGAATTTTGATGCATTTTTGCTGTGCTACCCCGACTTACCGTGGGAACCTGACCCCATTAGAGAAAATGGCGGCAAAATGCGGGAAATACTTTACCATCGCTATCGTACCGAAATTAAAAAACTGCAAAAACCTTATCAAATTATAAAAGGACATGGTGCTGAACGCATGGCCAATGCATCAAAAGCATTGAATAAATTGACCGGCTTGCCTGACTTAACCAAAACAATTAAAGCCGACCACAGCTTAAAAGCATTGTTCTGATAGGCGCAGCGGTGTATTTCTTTACTCGATTTTCTCCAAAACAGAATAAAAGAGCTTAACCTTTGATCACTAAAAAAACGACAAAACCACACCAAGAAGAACACAAGCCAAATGGTCATTAAAATAATGAACACAATAAGCATAATGGCAGTTAAAATTGTCTCGCTGCCTAACACAACAGGCTCGCCTTTATCCATTACCTGGTATAAGATATAATCGCCAAAACGGTTCATGGCATCTGAAGAACCAGTTAATGCAGCCAGGAAATAAGGGAAACGGGCCAGGGCCTGAGTCCCCAGCACATCGATAAAACGGACTCTCGATTTAGAAAAAATAACCGATAATAATTAAAAACCGTCGAGAGGACCACCCAATTCATCAAGCCCTGAAGAATTTAATACTTTAAAGGAAATGGCGGGACCACCTTTACAGAAATAACATCAGGAAAATGAACGTGGCTGTAAAACCCAATTAATGAAGTGATTAAAACAACTACCCCCCCCGCCGATAACAAATGCATTAGCACCGGCAAGATATTTGAATGGATTAATGAATTTTTTTATCATAACATTTCTTTTTGTATATGCTCAATTTTCCCAATCAAGTCATCAAGCATATTTCTTACAGTAGGATAACTCAAGTTTAATTTTTGAGCCATTACTTTCAGGCTACCACTACTCTGAACAAAAGCCACAATAAATTCCTGCTCTTTGGCATCGAGCTTTAAAAGCAAAGGTAAACTGTACATTCCATTAATATTTGTTCCACAGGCATCACAATGCAAGCTTTGAACCTTCAGTTCCGAGTCACAACTCGGGCACAAAATCGGCAGCTTCTTTTCCATAATTCACAATTTACACAAACAATATTACAAAATAAAATTAATTTTTACAATATATTTATAAATTTTATTAATGTATTATTTAACTTAATTAATTAGTTATTTAATTTATTTAACCCAGCACCATCTCATCAACAATAAGCAACGACACGAATTTTGAGCAATAACCATAAACATTTAAACATCACTAAAAGCCGCTATTTTTTGTCTAAGGTGTTAATTACATGAAATTTTCTCAGATAATATAAACGCCAAATGCCCTACTAATAACAACGAGCGGTTATTTTACAACTGCAACATTTTATTATTTTTGTGAATAAATTTTTCAAAACATATGCAATACCGCAACCAACTAAACAAAAAGGTAACTGAAGAATTCTTCGATACGCTGAAAGAGCTGATCACGAAGGTGGTTGCGCGCTATATTGCAAGAGGAGCAATACCACGAAGAGAGCAAGCAGATGTAGAAACTGCAATAATTGAAAAATTTTTATTAAAACAAGAGCAAATAGACAGCGCTTTTCAGGGTAAGGCAAAGATCTCGACTTATTACATTGCTGTAATAAATCGTATGTGCGCTGAGGTAATCCGGAAAGAACAAAAACATTGGTACTCATTAAATGAACATGATGACAAAAAAATTCTTGCGGATTCAACAACATACTTTGACGCATCAAAACAAACACTGGTAAATGAAGAGCTTAAACGGTTTAGAGCAACGATTATGCTATTCAATGGTTCCAGTGCCAAAGTGTTACTGTTTTTGAAGTTATATTACGATATTCCGATAACCACACAGGAAATTCGGAATTATGCAGAAAACAAAACAGCAAAAGCACAAAAAATTATTGAAATGCGAAGCGAATTATCGAAAGCGGAGCTAAACCAGAAGCTGGCAGATTTGGTTTTATTGGTTGAAGGGAAAAAAGTAGGTGGCGATGCGGTAAGAATGTGGATCAACAAGCAGATGGATACGCTTTTATGCAGGCTGAATGGCCAAAATAAAAGTTTTCACAACAAAGAAACTATAGGCTTGATGCTCGAGATGCAACATAACTCAGCTTAATAGCAATACAAACGAAAATACATTGATCATGCAAAATGAAATACAACATTTGAATCCGGAGCAAATTGCAAGTATTGCTGATGCTATCAACAACAATACTTACGAACAGCTCCCGAAAGGCTGGCGTATGCATTTAACGGAATGTGATCAATGCGCAGAAGAAGTAATCAATGTGGCAGAACTGTCATCTGACACCGGAGTTATTGAGATACCATTCAAAAACAATGACACACCGCAAGTACCACGCACTTTGAGAGGAAATAATACAAAAGTACTTTTTGGCGTTGCCGCAGCAGCTGCCATTATAGCTTTTGCCCTGATTCTAAATATACCATGGAATAATGAAACTGACCTGCATGATATACAGCAAAACCAGGAACTTGCAAAATCTGATAAAAACGAAATAAAGCACACAGCATCAGACAGCACGGATTCAAAAACAAAGACACAAAACGAAGAACCCACCCTTGCAAAAGTTGAGGTAAAAGAGCGCAAAGATAAAACTGACACAAAAGCTAAAAACAATAAGCTCCTAGCCTATTATGAGCCCAATCCTAAACTTGAAAGAATGTATAAAAACATGCAGGGCGGTTATCGTGGAGAGAGCATTGAAGTAATTACAAACGCTGAAATGCAGTATAAAAAAGGAGCTGTACTCGAGTGGGAAAATCCCGACCGCAACACACTGTATGTGGAAATATTTAATAATAACGGTGAAGAAGTGCGCAGAAAAATTACTACAGAAAACAAATATGAACTCCCCGAATTAAACCCCGGCTTATATTACTGGAAACTAATTGGAGAAAACTTCGACTTACTTTTTATAGGCAAAATTATAGTAAAATAACAGTCTTTTTTTTTACCCACAAGGCCAGGCCAATTATCAACAATTTATAATATCCTGAGCACTTTCAAGGCTTTAATACCCATCTCTTATTTAAGCAGGTACTGGCTACATATTTTAACCTTTACTCCAACAGGTAGCTAAAACCCTTTTGCAAAAATTTTTCTAACACAAAAAGACAGAATAAACCAGCTGTTTTTTTCAGTAAAATCGCATGGTAGTGGTTAACCGGAGAATTCACAACATGTGCTATTTCTTTAGACTCATAATACAATTTGCCTGATAATCTTTTTAAAAAAAAATCAGATCCATCAACTTCTTACTATACAGAACGTTAGCTGCACACCAGATCATCTTGCTTCAAAAATTAGATCGACATTATTTCAAAATCCAAAGTTCGTGCAACCAATATTCCAGAAACAACTAAAAACTCATTCAAGTTGAATTTTAAATTTATATCATTATGAAAATTAAAAATTTATTACTATTCATTCTTATTGTAGCATTTTCGATTCCAGCTACAGCTCAATTAAGAGCACCTTTTAAATCAGAGAGTACAGGCATAAGATTTGTACAACTTCCTACGGCAAAGAAGAAATTCAGTAAGTTAACCATTAAAACAACCCAAAAAGCACGGGCTGGGGAAAAAGTAGCAGAAGCCACAAAAAAAGCTTCAGCAGCAGCCGCCAAATTTGGGGTTTCAATCGAAGATAATAGCGGGATGCTCGCCGATAAAGAAGCTGCAGAACGCACATATGAGTTAATTCCTGAAATATTCCCTACTGAAGGTGATCTGTTACTTGAGGTATTTTTCTACGACAAAAAACTAATCAAAACCCCATCTGAACCCCTGAAATTTTATGACGGAGCAGAGAGTGAAGTAAAAGTTGAATATAAACTTTACAGCATGCCCGGCAAAAAACTCATAGAAGAAGCAGGCCCATTTTGGGTAGCAGGTAAAGGTAGTTCAACAGCAGGACCGTTGCAGTCAAGAGAAGACCTTTATAATGATCGCGTGAGAATTTCAAGAGGCTGGGCAAAAAACGAAATTATGCGCAAGTACGCATTGAAGCATGAATATGTACCCATTGAAGTTTATACGATCAGAAAATTAAAAGGGGCTGATGACGATAAACAAACAGAGGCACAGGAAAAATTTCTTGAGCTTGCCAGAAAATTCAGAACGCAACAAGGTGAAGCCGAGTTTGAAAAAGGAGTAAATGAGTGCATTGCTATTTGGGAAGGTCTACTTAATAAATACCAGCCCGGAAAAGATGCAGCTGTAAACGACAGAAGTGTATTCGCACTTTACTACAATCTTGCTACAGCCAATTACTTGCTTGGCAATATGAGCAAAGCAGACGATTATGCCAACAAAGGGGCAAAAGCAACGGCCATTGACTGGAAACCAGTTAAAAATAATAAAGGTGAAGTTATTGGTCGCAAGAGATCAGGCATTGTGCATGTTACTGAAGATATTTTTCACAACCTTAAAGCTGACATGAATGCATATTATGATGGATTAGAAGCACACAATCCTAAGTTTGTAAAAATGCTGACTGATGACAGCAACATGATGAAAATGGCGCGTGCGGTAAGAAATGCAGCAATAAACATCCACCTATCCAATGCACTCAACCTTGACGCACCTGCTGAAATAGTACCAAAAGGAATGGAAGAAAAACTCAAATTGATTAAAGGTACAATCAAGCAAAAAGGAAATGACGTTGCTAAGTTCGAAATCAAAAGAAAACTTTTCGCATTCATCCCTTTCTTGCAAAGACCTTATAAAG is a window of Salinivirga cyanobacteriivorans DNA encoding:
- the pnuC gene encoding nicotinamide riboside transporter PnuC → MMLEWLSKNWVEVTAAILGVIYLVLSIKQNIWLWFFGLLTSALYIYVFLTSKFYADMSLQVYYVVISVYGWVHWKKGGKVTKELPVSSSGRMLMTWLLGSWIILWIGMSAFLMYQTDSDVPIGDGFTTAGSIVATWMLARKIKEHWIFWVIIDIVSLILYIEKSLYATSGLFLIYTTMAIVGYIEWQRDYKKRPVKQILRRFKLQRQHLKHES
- a CDS encoding DUF2089 family protein; its protein translation is MEKKLPILCPSCDSELKVQSLHCDACGTNINGMYSLPLLLKLDAKEQEFIVAFVQSSGSLKVMAQKLNLSYPTVRNMLDDLIGKIEHIQKEML
- a CDS encoding AAA family ATPase, with translation MNHKGTRIAIVGPESTGKTMLTQKLAEYYNGEWIPEYARDYIEKLERPYKFSDVEHIARWLIDAYDNCQDVPYPVFFDTEMIITKVWLDVAFGKLPDQMEKWLKHMNFDAFLLCYPDLPWEPDPIRENGGKMREILYHRYRTEIKKLQKPYQIIKGHGAERMANASKALNKLTGLPDLTKTIKADHSLKALF